The Ficedula albicollis isolate OC2 chromosome 9, FicAlb1.5, whole genome shotgun sequence DNA window GGATTTTTGGCAAGATGAGTTtggattttaatatttcaataaGAATTTTAATTATCACTGCAGTTGCTAGCAATTCTTGATAACACTTGTGGCAAAAGCTGGACAGGGACCAGTGATTCCATGCATTCCTTGAGCCCTTCCTAACAGCACGTCTGTTCTAGTATATCTCTTCCTGGCTTTCTGAATTTGGCACAAATGCGATAATGTTCAATTATGTTGGAACCGGAGCCATAACAGAGAAGACTACCAGCACCAGCAATAGCAAGTAAAGGAACACCAGGCACAGATAAAAGACCTATCAGTCCTGCTACACCCCCTGCAGTAGCAAGGATATTGATAGATTGAAGTTTTGTTATGACCTGTAAAGAGAAAGTAAAACACGGGTTACAGACGTGATAAACACTCATACTTACACCCAGACATGATAACCAATGACAGGCAAAGACAATGAGGGTAATTAAATCAGGGAGTCACATGTGCCCCATCAGCAGAAGGGGTaacacccagctctgcagccccaggaggtgTCACTCAGTGGCAGGGCACTGTcaggtgcaggcagagcagagtgccCCTCCAGGtgcaggggctctgggcaggcagaggcagcgCTGCTTTGGAGCCCAcgcctggcactgggctgtgcccatgcaggctgcaggctgtgtcccagtgcccggctcacagccagcagccaggagctgctctgggagcaccagggCTCACCCTGGGCCACTCACCTGGTCAGAGAATGGCTCTCCATAGCGGAGCTTGGTCACAAAGTGCTCACAGTTCTTGTACAACAAACGATAGGGCACTGGTTTCGTAGTCTGTTTGTTAATCTCGCTCTCAGCACGCCGGATGATCTCCTCCACAGGGAAAGGATTGCGGTACTCGTCATATTTGTTATTGACACACCACCACCATCTATGTTTAACCACCTCCTCCAGGAGGTCTTTCCTCACCACTGCCTCTCCACGGCTTGATGAAATGCTGCCAGATGACAGAGCAATTCTATCTGGGGAAAGCATGGAGGAGATAAGGCAGGCAGGCAAACCTTCTCTGGCCCTTCTAAAACCTCACATGTTTTTTGGACTGCTCCTGGAAATCTCATCTACACACACAGGGCCCACatggagcagcacctggaggtAGAAAGAGATCTGGGAGCACCCCAACACCCCCTCTGCATCCTACCCGGATACATCCCCCTTACCTATAGGTGTCACATGGATGACATATCCACCTCCCACGTAGATGGCCCAGTGCTGGTAAAATGGACGCTTGATCTCAATCaggtccccagggatggggaggtaTTTGCGATTTATCGAATCATGACGGTGAATTTTACCACCTTCAAAAGCTCTAAACTGGAAAACACACAGTAAACTCTcagtgagaaattaattttccttttcgAGAAAGTTAAGattaaaatccagttttcctTAAAAGAGCAAATAGGATGTAGCTGATGAAACTAGGATTAGGTGGAAAGCTTGCACCCGTCCTCAGAAAATCggtggcaggaggtggcagtgTAAGGACAGGAAAATTTGGCTTTCAAGTGCCAGATAACCACAGTGCAGATAACCACAAAAATCATCACAGACAAAAGATAGAAGCAGGTGTGACaaacagctcagtgctgctggggatcTCCTGGAATTGATGATATGCTTGACTTGGTGTTTCTTAATGCGATGGCAGGGAGAGGCAAGGCCAGAATGCTGAACTTGCACACAAACCAATATTCATATAAAAGAATGATTCCAGGCATGATGAGTTTgggttttatgttttattaaGGCTTTCATTTAATGCTTTCTATAAGAGCTGCAAAAGCAGGGAAGAGaccctgagcagccagggaatTCCTGACTTTCTCTGAGGTTTCCCTGatgccccagcagtgctctctttctctctggaTTTCACCCCAGAAAGCCCACTCACACTGTAAAGGCAACAGCACAGATCCTCTGTAAGCATGCAAGCACCTGCCATCTTATCAGAtaaatcaaaagcaaaagtCAGGCTGGAAACACGAGGAGCACTTTCATTCAGCCCCAGGTATGGTAATGGAGAATAGACAGGTCAGGAAATTAAATCAAGAAGAGGCATGTGCTCCATAAGCCAAAGGAGTAACACCCAGCTCTGTAGCCCCAGGAGGTGTCACTCAGTGGCAGGGCACTGTcaggtgcaggcagagcagagtgccCCTCCAGGtgcaggggctctgggcaggcCAGAGGCAGCGCTGGTTTGGAGCCCAcgcctggcactgggctgtgcccatgcaggctgcaggctgtgtcccagtgcccggctcacagccagcagccaggagctgctctgggagcaccagggCTCACCCTGGGCCACTCACCAGACCAACATGTCGAAGTTTGCTCAGAAAATGGACAGATTTGAATTTCAACTCATCATATGTCATCTTCTTGCCAACACAACCCTCAGCATGCCAGATGATCTCCTCCACGGGCAGAGGAGGGCGGTGACAGTCACACTCGTTGTTAACACGCCATTTCTTATTTCTGGCCACCTCCCTCAGGAGCTCCTTCTTCACCTTGGCCTTTCTCATGCGTCTTGTGTCACTGCTGCCTGACAGAGATGGGGCTCCTTCatctggggaaggcagagaggagatAAGGCAGGCAGACAAACCTTCTCTGGCCCCTCCAAAACCTCACATGTTTTTTGGACTGCTCCTGGAAACCTCATCTACACACACAGGGTCAACATGGAGCAGCATCTAGAGGTAGAAAGGGTTCTTGGAGCACCCCAAACATCCCTCTGCATCCTACCTGGCTACACCAGCCTTACCTACAGGCGTTACATGGATGACATATCCACCTCCCACATAGAGGGCCCAGTGCTGGTCATGCCCCTGTTTGATCTCAATCAGGTCCCCAGGCTTTGGGTATTCCTCATCATCTCTCATATCAAGAATGTCCATTTCACCACTTACAAAATCCCTCCACTGGAAAACAAACGGTGAAATCTCAGCAATAAATTTAGCTTCCTGTTTGAGAAAGTTATgattaaaatccatttttacaTATAAACAGCCAATAGGATGTAACTGATAAAACCAGGATGAGGTAGAATGCTTACACCAGTCCTCAGAAAAACGCTAGGAGGACGTGGCAGTGTAAGGAAAGGAAGATTTGTTTTCAAGTCCTTGCAGACTACCACTAAAATCATTACAGACAGAAGGTAGAAAAAGTTGTGACAAACAACTCAGTACTGCTGGGGATCACCTTGAATTGATGATATGCTTGACTTTGTATTTCTTAATGGGATGGCAGGGAGGAGCAAGGCCAGAATGCTGAACTTGCACACAAACCAATATTCATGTAAAAGAAGATTCTAAGCACGGTGAGTTTGGGTTATTCTGTTTGGAAAGCTTTCATTTAATGCCTTCTACAAGAGTGGCAAAAGCATGGCAGAGACCCCTTACAGCCAGAAATCCCAGCCTTTCTCTGAGCTTTTATTAATGGCCCATCAGagctctctttctctctggaTTTCACCCCAGAAAGCCCACTGACACAGTGAAGGCAACAGCACAGATCCTACTGCCCGCATGCAAACAATTGCCATTGtaacagataaagaaaaagcaaaagtcaGGCTGGAAACACGAGGAGCTCTTTCATTTAGCCCCAGGTATGGTAATGGAGAATAGGCAGCAATAACCAGAACAAGTAAATCAAAAGGAGATATGCGCCCCTATAGCTGAATGGGTAACACCCAGGTTTGCACCCCCAGGAGGTGTCACTCAGTGGCAGGGCACTGTcaggtgcaggcagagcagagtgccCCTCCAGGtgcaggggctctgggcaggcCAGAGGCAGCGCTGGTTTGGAGCCCAcgcctggcactgggctgtgcccatgcaggctgcaggctgtgtcccagtgcccggctcacagccagcagccaggagctgctctgggagcaccagggCTCACCCTGGGCCACTCACCAGACCAACATGTCGAAGTTTGCTCAGAAAATGGACAGATTTGAATTTCAACTCATCATATGTCAACTCCGTGCCAACGCAACCCTCAGCATGCCGGATGATCTCCTCCACGGGCAGAGGAGGGCAGTGAAAGTCATACTCGTTGCTGATACGCCATTTCTTATTTCTGGCCACCTCCCTCAGGAGCTCCTTCTTCACCTTGGCCTTTCTCATGCGTCTTGTGTCACTGCTGCCTGACAGAGATGGGGCTCCTTCatctggggaaggcagagaggagatAAGGCAGGCAGACAAACCTTCTCTGGCCCCTCCAAAACCTCACATGTTTTTTGGACTGCTCCTGGAAACCTCATCTACACACACAGGGTCAACATGGAGCAGCATCTAGAGGTAAAAAGGGTTCTTGGAGCACCCCAAACATCCCTCTGCATCCTACCTGGCTACACCAGCCTTACCTACAGGCGTCACATGGATGACATATCTACGCCCCACATAGAGGGCCCAGTGCTGGTCATGCCCCTGTTTGATCTCAATCAGGTCCCCAGGCTTTGGGTATTCCTCATCATCTCTCATATCAAGAATGCCCATTTCACCACTTACAAAATCCAccctctggaaaacaaagagTGAAATCTCAGCAATAAATTTAGCTTCCTGTTTgagaaagttaaaattaaaatccatttttacaTATAAACAGCCAATAGGATGTAACTGATAAAACCAGGATGAGGTAGAATGCTTACA harbors:
- the LOC101816965 gene encoding uncharacterized protein LOC101816965 codes for the protein MADGRRQPQPGDLIEINGKLHHHWALYIGDGYVIDLLPIGKREVKQEGLTVTVFIRTVKKELLGELAGKYTWRVNNKSDQDHTPLPVEKIISCAVAYIGKELTYCSFGSNCERFVKKLRYGEGVSEQRVDFVSGEMGILDMRDDEEYPKPGDLIEIKQGHDQHWALYVGRRYVIHVTPVDEGAPSLSGSSDTRRMRKAKVKKELLREVARNKKWRISNEYDFHCPPLPVEEIIRHAEGCVGTELTYDELKFKSVHFLSKLRHVGLWRDFVSGEMDILDMRDDEEYPKPGDLIEIKQGHDQHWALYVGGGYVIHVTPVDEGAPSLSGSSDTRRMRKAKVKKELLREVARNKKWRVNNECDCHRPPLPVEEIIWHAEGCVGKKMTYDELKFKSVHFLSKLRHVGLFRAFEGGKIHRHDSINRKYLPIPGDLIEIKRPFYQHWAIYVGGGYVIHVTPIDEISRSSPKNIIALSSGSISSSRGEAVVRKDLLEEVVKHRWWWCVNNKYDEYRNPFPVEEIIRRAESEINKQTTKPVPYRLLYKNCEHFVTKLRYGEPFSDQVITKLQSINILATAGGVAGLIGLLSVPGVPLLAIAGAGSLLCYGSGSNIIEHYRICAKFRKPGRDILEQTCC